Proteins from a genomic interval of Musa acuminata AAA Group cultivar baxijiao chromosome BXJ1-9, Cavendish_Baxijiao_AAA, whole genome shotgun sequence:
- the LOC135592790 gene encoding L-type lectin-domain containing receptor kinase SIT2-like, which produces MSAMFLKTLLFLFLLHREVADSCGGTDGFTFNGFRCRNIDPDGIASITSNGLLVVTNNTFESRGHAFYPTPLRFKESPNGTVFSFSTTFVFAFISELPDLSGDGMAFLVSPTKDFSRALGNQYLGLFNSSNLGNSTNHVLAIELDTIRNPEFQDIDDNHVGININDMKSDESQTAGYCLNDTGSFQNLSLSSGQTMQVWVDYDSHEMLLNVTLASFPMAKPHRPLLSAVVNLTSVLLETMYVGFSASTGPFLTSHYVLGWSFKMNGVAQALNSSLLPSLPRAKSNHKLKVLLIELLLAPVTVVLIIVGIVVFILRRSKYSELLEDWELEYGPHRFSYKDLFKATKGFRDKELLGMGGFGRVYKGVLPSSRSEVAVKRVSHGSRQGMREFIAEIVSLGRLRHRNLVQLLGYCRRQGELLLVYDYMPNGSLEKFLHDQAMPTLDWATRFRIIKGVASGLLYLHEDWEQVVIHRDIKASNVLLDNELIGRLGDFGLARLYDHGTDPQTTHVVGTMGYLAPELARTGKATTITDVFAFGVFLLEVACGRTPVDPTADEEKLILSDWVLKNWQKGSIVETTDPRLEEEYDVEEVELVLQLGLLCSHPLPTERPSMRQVVRYLEGHAPLPVLSPTYLSFSAFVRLRNDGVDDRIIALGNRFLGLFNQSNNGNSSNHILGIEIDTIRSPDFQDIDDNHVGIDINSLTSNSSHTAGYYDDHTGLFKALSLRSGEALQVWVDYDGQEMLLNVTLASIQMAKPQKPLLSATIDLSSVLTDPMYVGFSSSTGSIPTSHYILGWSFNMNGVAQALDYSLLPSLPRVRPEPGSKALAISLPLASAGLVLIVVGALVFKVRWRVKYAQLLEDWELEYGPHRFSYKDLYEATKGFKDKDLLGKGGFGKVYKGVLQTSKSEIAVKRVSHESRQGMREFIAEIVSIGRLRHRNLVQLLGYCRRKDELLLVYDYMPNGSLDKFLHGQDKLTLDWATRFRIIKGVASGLLYLHEDWEQVVIHRDIKASNVLLDHELNGRLSDFGLAKLYDRGTDPQTTGIAGTMGYLAPELPRTGKATTMTDVFAFGVFILEVACGRRPVDSMADEQHLVLLDWVVDNWRKGSILETRDPRLGEELVVEEVELVLKLGLLCSHPLPAARPSMRQVVRYLEGHAPLPELSPTYLSFSVLALLRNDGFDEHCMSYPSSVATASIISGGR; this is translated from the exons ATGTCAGCGATGTTTCTCAAGACTTTGCTCTTCCTGTTCCTCCTCCACCGAGAAGTTGCAGACTCTTGCGGTGGGACTGATGGGTTCACCTTCAATGGATTCCGTTGCCGCAATATTGATCCCGACGGGATCGCGTCGATCACCTCCAACGGGCTTCTCGTGGTCACCAACAACACATTCGAATCGAGGGGCCACGCCTTCTACCCAACCCCACTTCGCTTCAAAGAGTCTCCTAATGGTACcgtcttctccttctccaccacttttGTCTTTGCCTTCATCTCAGAACTGCCGGACCTTAGCGGGGATGGGATGGCCTTCTTAGTTTCCCCCACCAAGGACTTCTCCCGAGCCTTAGGTAATCAGTATTTAGGCCTCTTCAATTCAAGCAACCTCGGTAACTCGACCAACCATGTCCTTGCGATCGAGCTTGACACAATCCGTAACCCCGAATTCCAAGATATTGATGATAACCATGTCGGGATCAATATCAACGACATGAAATCTGATGAGTCCCAAACTGCTGGTTATTGTCTGAATGACACTGGTTCGTTCCAAAATCTAAGCCTCAGTAGCGGCCAAACCATGCAAGTTTGGGTAGACTATGATAGCCATGAGATGCTACTTAACGTGACCCTAGCTTCATTCCCCATGGCCAAACCCCATAGACCTCTCTTATCTGCGGTCGTCAATCTTACAAGCGTGTTGTTGGAAACGATGTATGTTGGATTCTCCGCCTCCACTGGTCCTTTCCTAACATCTCATTACGTCCTTGGTTGGAGCTTTAAGATGAATGGCGTAGCCCAAGCTCTCAACTCCTCCCTGCTGCCTTCTCTTCCACGTGCGAAATCAAATCACAAGTTAAAGGTTTTGCTCATCGAGCTGCTCTTGGCGCCAGTTACAGTTGTTCTAATCATAGTAGGGATTGTCGTGTTCATCCTGAGACGGTCCAAGTACTCAGAGCTCCTGGAGGACTGGGAGCTTGAGTACGGGCCTCATCGGTTCTCCTACAAAGATTTGTTCAAAGCTACTAAGGGTTTCAGGGACAAGGAGCTGCTCGGAATGGGCGGGTTCGGGAGAGTGTACAAGGGCGTGTTACCGTCTTCTAGATCGGAGGTTGCAGTCAAACGAGTGTCCCATGGTTCAAGACAGGGTATGAGAGAGTTCATTGCAGAGATCGTCAGCCTCGGTCGCCTCCGCCACCGAAACCTCGTCCAATTGCTGGGCTACTGCCGACGCCAAGGAGAGCTTCTGTTGGTGTATGATTACATGCCCAATGGCAGTCTCGAAAAGTTCCTACACGATCAAGCTATGCCTACTCTGGATTGGGCGACGCGGTTCCGGATCATCAAAGGCGTGGCATCAGGGCTTCTGTATCTACACGAAGATTGGGAGCAAGTCGTCATCCACAGAGACATTAAGGCGAGCAACGTGTTGCTCGACAATGAATTGATTGGAAGGTTGGGTGACTTTGGCCTAGCAAGGTTGTACGATCATGGAACGGATCCACAGACCACCCATGTGGTGGGAACCATGGGTTATCTTGCTCCCGAGCTTGCTCGAACCGGCAAGGCGACCACCATCACCGACGTGTTTGCGTTCGGCGTCTTCCTCCTTGAGGTTGCTTGCGGGAGGACGCCGGTGGACCCGACGGCGGACGAGGAGAAGCTTATTCTGTCAGACTGGGTGTTGAAGAATTGGCAGAAGGGATCGATAGTGGAGACGACGGATCCAAGGCTCGAAGAAGAGTACGATGTGGAGGAGGTGGAGCTGGTGTTGCAGCTTGGACTGTTGTGCTCGCATCCACTGCCGACGGAAAGGCCGAGCATGCGCCAAGTGGTGCGCTACTTGGAGGGCCATGCACCGCTTCCCGTGCTGTCGCCCACGTACCTCAGCTTCAGCGCTTTTGTGCGGCTTCGCAACGACGGTGTCGATGACCGTATCAT AGCCTTGGGTAATCGGTTCTTAGGCCTCTTCAACCAGAGCAACAATGGGAACTCGAGCAATCATATTCTTGGCATCGAGATCGACACAATCCGTAGTCCTGATTTCCAAGACATCGATGACAATCATGTCGGAATCGACATTAACAGCCTGACATCTAACTCTTCCCACACCGCTGGTTACTATGATGACCACACTGGTTTGTTCAAAGCTTTAAGCCTTAGAAGTGGTGAAGCCCTGCAAGTTTGGGTAGATTACGACGGCCAAGAGATGCTGCTTAATGTTACCTTAGCTTCAATCCAAATGGCCAAACCCCAAAAACCTCTCTTATCTGCGACCATCGATCTATCAAGCGTGCTAACGGATCCCATGTATGTTGGATTTTCCTCATCCACTGGTTCAATCCCGACGTCTCATTACATTCTGGGTTGGAGCTTTAACATGAATGGAGTAGCTCAAGCTCTCGACTATTCCCTACTGCCCTCGCTCCCTCGTGTGAGACCCGAGCCAGGATCAAAGGCGTTGGCGATTTCACTGCCTCTAGCATCAGCTGGACTAGTTCTAATCGTCGTAGGAGCCCTGGTGTTCAAGGTAAGATGGAGGGTCAAGTACGCTCAGCTCCTCGAGGACTGGGAGCTTGAGTACGGCCCTCATCGGTTCTCCTACAAAGACTTGTACGAAGCTACCAAGGGTTTCAAGGACAAAGATTTGCTCGGAAAAGGCGGATTCGGAAAGGTCTACAAGGGGGTGCTGCAGACTTCGAAATCGGAGATTGCGGTGAAGAGAGTATCTCATGAATCAAGACAGGGCATGAGGGAGTTTATAGCTGAGATAGTTAGCATCGGTCGCCTCCGCCACCGCAACCTTGTTCAGTTGTTGGGCTATTGCCGACGCAAAGATGAGCTCCTGTTGGTGTATGATTACATGCCCAATGGCAGCCTGGACAAGTTTCTGCATGGCCAAGACAAGCTTACTCTGGATTGGGCGACACGGTTCCGGATCATCAAAGGCGTGGCATCAGGACTTCTGTATCTACACGAAGATTGGGAGCAAGTCGTCATCCACCGAGACATCAAGGCGAGCAATGTGCTGCTCGACCACGAATTGAATGGTAGGTTGAGTGACTTTGGCCTAGCAAAGTTATACGATCGTGGAACGGATCCACAGACCACCGGTATCGCGGGAACCATGGGTTACCTTGCTCCCGAGCTCCCTCGAACCGGCAAGGCGACCACCATGACCGATGTGTTTGCCTTTGGGGTTTTCATTCTCGAGGTTGCTTGCGGAAGGAGGCCGGTGGACTCGATGGCGGACGAGCAGCACCTTGTTCTGTTGGATTGGGTGGTAGACAATTGGCGGAAGGGATCCATACTCGAGACGAGGGATCCAAGACTTGGGGAAGAGCTTGTGGTGGAGGAGGTGGAGCTGGTGTTGAAGCTCGGACTGCTGTGCTCGCATCCACTGCCCGCAGCCCGGCCGAGCATGCGCCAAGTGGTACGCTACTTGGAGGGTCATGCACCGCTGCCGGAACTGTCGCCGACGTACCTCAGCTTCAGCGTTCTTGCTTTGCTTCGGAATGATGGCTTCGATGAACATTGCATGTCGTATCCTTCGTCGGTGGCTACTGCATCGATTATTTCGGGAGGCCGATGA